The Hippocampus zosterae strain Florida chromosome 20, ASM2543408v3, whole genome shotgun sequence genome contains a region encoding:
- the LOC127592967 gene encoding piggyBac transposable element-derived protein 4-like gives MSKRHYTGREILDHILEEGEALEEMDQAEIEEDVSEDDFVEYDPHPDEDTSDPDEEVGLNEPEQGFVSKNGQVWSSIPYENEGRATSANIIKMTPGPTRFAKSHIQDIKTAFQLFIPSSIQSILIEMTNLEGRKVFSQSWEDIDGIKLDAYFGLLLLAGVYRSNNEATSSLWDAESGRNIFCATMSLQTFHVLSRVIRFDNRETRVARRALDKLAPIREVWDKWVERLPSMYNPGPEVTVDERLVPFRGRCPFRQYIPSKPAKYGVKIWAACDARSSYAWNMQIYTGKSASGMAERNQGMRVVLDLTEGLRGHNITCDNFFTSYALGQELLKRKLTMVGTVRKNKPELPPALIDTKDRVPLSSKFAFTETTTMVSYIPKKRKNVTLISTLHKDAAVSSREDKKPAIILDYNRCKGGVDVLDKVTATYTCQRKTLRWPMVVFFNMLDVSAYNAFVVWTEVSTGWNIGKFNRRRLFLEELGKALVRPHIERRQRLPRAPGSAKLVRELQAASKAATSTGSTGLRPVDAKGTKRKRCQFCPSNKDRKTTTTCHNCKKYICREHMQTFAFCDSCR, from the exons ATGAGCAAAAGGCATTATACAGGCCGTGAGATTCTGGATCACATCCTCGAGGAGGGAGAGGCTTTGGAGGAGATGGATCAGGCTGAAATAGAGGAAGACGTGTCTGAGGACgattttgtggaatatgatccACATCCAGATGAAGACACATCCGATCCAGATGAGGAAGTAGGACTGAATGAGCCAGAACAGGGCTTTGTTTCGAAGAATGGGCAGGTTTGGTCCTCAATTCCATATGAAAATGAAGGCAGAGCAACATCTGCAAACATTATAAAAATGACCCCTGGACCCACTCGATTTGCGAAGTCACATATTCAAGATATAAAGACTGCATTTCAGCTATTTATACCAAGCTCCATCCAATCAATCTTGATTGAGATGACAAACCTGGAGGGGAGGAAAGTCTTCAGCCAAAgttgggaggacattgatggtaTCAAACTTGATGCCTACTTCGGCCTTCTGCTTCTTGCTGGGGTGTACAG ATCCAACAATGAAGCCACCTCGAGCCTCTGGGATGCTGAGTCAGGTCGGAATATTTTTTGTGCCACAATGTCCCTTCAGACCTTTCATGTCCTGTCGAGAGTCATCCGCTTTGATAACCGGGAGACCAGAGTAGCACGGCGTGCCCTTGACAAACTTGCTCCCATCAGGGAAGTCTGGGACAAGTGGGTGGAGCGTCTGCCGTCCATGTATAATCCTGGGCCAGAGGTAACTGTAGACGAGCGACTTGTCCCATTCCGAGGCCGCTGTCCGTTCAGGCAGTATATTCCAAGCAAACCTGCAAAGTACGGAGTCAAGATCTGGGCAGCATGCGATGCCAGGAGCAGTTATGCTTGGAATATGCAGATCTACACAGGCAAATCTGCAAGTGGAATGGCCGAAAGGAACCAGGGcatgcgggtggtgctggacttGACAGAGGGTCTACGTGGGCATAACATCACCTGCGATAACTTTTTCACTTCTTATGCCCTCGGCCAAGAGCTGCTGAAGAGAAAACTGACCATGGTGGGAAcagtaagaaaaaataaaccagagctccctcctgccctgatTGACACCAAAGACAGAGTTCCTCTCTCCTCAAAATTTGCTTTCACAGAAACCACCACAATGGTGTCCTACATtccgaagaagaggaagaatgtCACCCTGATCTCAACCCTCCACAAGGACGCTGCTGTGAGCAGCAGGGAGGACAAGAAGCCAGCAATAATATTGGACTATAACCGTTGCAAAGGGGGAGTTGATGTTCTTGATAAGGTCACTGCCACATACACCTGTCAGAGAAAAACATTACGGTGGCCAATGGTTGTGTTCTTCAACATGCTGGATGTGTCGGCCTACAATGCGTTTGTGGTGTGGACGGAGGTCAGTACTGGATGGAACATTGGGAAGTTCAACAGGAGGAGGCTCTTTCTGGAGGAGCTGGGGAAAGCTCTGGTGAGGCCACATATAGAGAGACGCCAGCGGCTACCCCGAGCTCCTGGCAGTGCCAAGTTGGTGAGAGAGCTGCAGGCAGCAAGTAAGGCAGCGACTTCTACAGGGTCTACAGGGCTCCGGCCAGTGGATGCCAAAGGCACCAAAAGAAAGAGGTGCCAGTTTTGCCCTtcaaacaaagacagaaaaacgACGACAACCTGccacaattgtaaaaaatacatttgcagggagcacatgcaaacatttgctttctGTGATTCGTgcaggtga